A genome region from Geminicoccus roseus DSM 18922 includes the following:
- a CDS encoding COQ9 family protein: MKSDEALALKAAEKDRLFEMVLQHVPFDGWGIKSLNAAAQDLGMTTITARRLFPQGQESLLAWLGDWLDRRAAERLADVALDRLRIRQRIAKLVSVRLEVLQGHKEAMRRAVAAGALPRNLFATGRRIWSGADGMWRAAGDRGTSSEFDYWTRRGLLSAVWVSTFLFWLEDRSENDAETLAFLDRRIENVMGIAMLKGRVEGMVRSIPGLRMFLPEKPAGSRRG; this comes from the coding sequence ATGAAGTCCGATGAGGCCCTGGCCCTGAAGGCCGCCGAGAAGGACCGCCTGTTCGAGATGGTCCTGCAGCATGTCCCGTTCGACGGCTGGGGCATCAAGAGCCTGAACGCGGCGGCCCAGGACCTGGGCATGACCACGATCACCGCAAGGCGGCTGTTCCCGCAGGGCCAGGAGAGCCTGCTGGCCTGGCTGGGCGACTGGCTGGACCGGCGCGCCGCCGAGCGGCTGGCCGACGTCGCCCTGGACCGGCTGCGCATCCGCCAGCGGATCGCCAAGCTGGTCTCGGTGCGGCTGGAGGTCCTGCAGGGCCACAAGGAGGCGATGCGCCGGGCGGTCGCCGCCGGGGCGCTGCCGCGCAACCTGTTCGCCACCGGCCGCCGGATCTGGTCCGGCGCCGACGGGATGTGGCGTGCGGCCGGCGACCGTGGCACCTCCTCGGAGTTCGACTACTGGACCAGGCGGGGCCTGCTTTCGGCGGTCTGGGTGTCGACCTTCCTGTTCTGGCTGGAGGACCGCAGCGAGAACGACGCCGAGACCCTGGCCTTTTTGGACCGGCGCATCGAGAACGTGATGGGCATCGCCATGCTCAAGGGCCGGGTCGAGGGCATGGTGCGCAGCATCCCGGGCCTGCGCATGTTCCTGCCCGAAAAGCCGGCCGGCAGCCGGCGCGGCTGA
- a CDS encoding sulfotransferase family protein, whose translation MMIVYVATWPRCGNSVLRDLFWLNWGITVTDPYMPAAGQETWQRIMTGKHGIVIDQDEPQIFRLGQKVGLVPGWLSWLTEERRRELAGQPVTYYLKTHEPPYASYLPGETVVQMIRHPLPACWSWHCLSKQDKELAPEFVATRGNGTTLPGYVEFHERWLEARVPLIRVAYEHHFRHPEATVRTLAAYLRLELQTPKVTSFNTMNTMNPVRYRAGKVAGWQGTDEQAAAIWEACAPVAGRLGYRSMTPEPPVRGPAPG comes from the coding sequence ATGATGATCGTCTATGTCGCGACCTGGCCGCGCTGCGGCAACAGCGTGCTCCGCGACCTGTTCTGGCTCAACTGGGGCATCACCGTCACCGATCCCTACATGCCGGCGGCCGGCCAGGAAACGTGGCAGCGGATCATGACGGGCAAGCACGGCATCGTCATCGACCAGGACGAGCCGCAGATCTTCCGCCTGGGCCAGAAGGTCGGCCTGGTGCCGGGCTGGCTGTCCTGGCTGACCGAGGAGCGCCGCCGCGAGCTCGCCGGCCAGCCGGTCACCTACTACCTCAAGACCCATGAGCCGCCCTACGCCAGCTACCTGCCGGGCGAGACGGTGGTGCAGATGATCCGCCACCCGCTCCCCGCCTGCTGGTCCTGGCACTGCCTGAGCAAGCAGGACAAGGAGCTGGCGCCCGAGTTCGTCGCGACCCGCGGCAACGGCACGACCCTGCCGGGCTATGTCGAGTTCCACGAGCGCTGGCTGGAGGCCCGGGTGCCGCTGATCCGGGTCGCCTACGAGCATCATTTCCGCCATCCCGAGGCGACCGTGCGCACCCTCGCGGCCTATCTGCGCCTGGAACTGCAGACGCCCAAGGTCACCAGCTTCAACACGATGAACACCATGAACCCGGTGCGCTACCGGGCCGGCAAGGTCGCCGGCTGGCAGGGCACCGACGAGCAGGCGGCGGCGATCTGGGAAGCCTGCGCCCCCGTGGCGGGGCGGCTGGGCTACCGCTCGATGACCCCGGAGCCGCCCGTCCGGGGGCCGGCCCCCGGCTGA